A genomic stretch from Arachis stenosperma cultivar V10309 chromosome 3, arast.V10309.gnm1.PFL2, whole genome shotgun sequence includes:
- the LOC130968473 gene encoding probable histone H2B.1 yields the protein MAPKAEKKPAEKKPAEEKKSAVAEKAPPAEKKPKAGKKLPKEGAAAAGDKKKKRNKKSVETYKIYIFKVLKQVHPDIGISSKAMGIMNSFINDIFEKLAQESSRLARYNKKPTITSREIQTAVRLVLPGELAKHAVSEGTKAVTKFTSS from the coding sequence atggcacctaaggcagAGAAGAAGCCAGCTGAGAAGAAGCCCGCGGAGGAGAAGAAATCCGCCGTTGCCGAGAAGGCTCCACCGGCAGAGAAGAAGCCGAAGGCAGGAAAGAAGCTTCCAAAGGAAGGCGCCGCTGCCGCCGGagacaagaagaagaagaggaacaaGAAGAGTGTTGAGACCTACAAGATCTACATCTTCAAGGTGCTGAAGCAAGTCCACCCTGACATCGGTATCTCAAGCAAGGCCATGGGAATCATGAACAGCTTCATCAACGATATCTTCGAGAAGCTCGCTCAAGAATCTTCGAGACTTGCCCGCTACAACAAGAAGCCAACCATAACCTCCAGGGAGATCCAAACCGCAGTCAGGCTAGTCCTTCCCGGAGAGTTGGCCAAGCACGCTGTTTCCGAGGGTACCAAGGCGGTTACCAAGTTTACCAGTTCTTAA